A window of the Bacteroides thetaiotaomicron VPI-5482 genome harbors these coding sequences:
- a CDS encoding N-acetylmuramoyl-L-alanine amidase, whose protein sequence is MRKIDLIVIHCSASRADRDFTETDLEVCHRRRGFNGIGYHFYIRKNGDIKTTRPIERIGAHAKGFNQTSIGICYEGGLDCHGRPADTRTEWQIHSMHVLVLTLLRDYPGCRVCGHRDLSPDLNGNGEIEPEEWVKACPCFDAEEEWA, encoded by the coding sequence ATGAGGAAGATTGACCTGATTGTGATCCACTGTTCCGCCTCTAGGGCGGACAGGGATTTCACGGAAACAGACCTTGAAGTGTGCCACCGCCGGCGGGGATTTAACGGGATCGGCTATCACTTTTATATCCGGAAAAATGGCGACATCAAGACTACCCGCCCCATTGAACGGATAGGAGCTCATGCGAAAGGCTTTAATCAGACAAGTATCGGTATTTGCTATGAGGGCGGACTTGACTGTCACGGGCGGCCTGCCGATACCCGTACCGAATGGCAGATACACTCGATGCATGTGCTTGTGCTTACGTTGTTACGTGATTATCCCGGTTGCCGGGTGTGCGGACATCGTGACCTGAGCCCTGATCTGAACGGGAACGGGGAGATCGAGCCGGAGGAATGGGTGAAGGCTTGTCCGTGCTTTGATGCGGAGGAGGAGTGGGCTTGA
- a CDS encoding HU family DNA-binding protein codes for MATVSVVRYQRKKKIGDDKSPMVYVLKPKPGESKLYSIESLAREIESIGSLSVEDVEHVMQSFVRSMKKVLVAGNKVKVDGLGIFYTTLTCPGVEQEKDCTVRNITRVNLRFKVDNSLRLANDSTATTRGGDNNMVFELISKNAPASGGSGDGGGSGSGGGSGGGSGSGGDGGEEEAPDPTV; via the coding sequence ATGGCAACAGTGTCTGTGGTGCGCTATCAGCGCAAAAAAAAGATTGGTGATGACAAATCGCCGATGGTGTATGTGCTCAAACCCAAGCCGGGGGAATCGAAACTTTATTCTATCGAGTCGCTGGCGCGTGAGATCGAGTCGATCGGTTCGCTTTCGGTGGAAGATGTGGAGCATGTGATGCAATCCTTTGTCCGCTCGATGAAGAAGGTGCTCGTAGCAGGGAATAAGGTGAAGGTTGACGGCTTGGGGATTTTCTATACCACGCTTACTTGTCCCGGTGTGGAACAGGAAAAGGACTGTACGGTGAGGAATATTACTCGTGTCAACCTTCGTTTCAAGGTCGATAATTCTCTGCGGCTTGCCAACGACAGCACGGCTACCACACGTGGCGGGGACAATAACATGGTCTTCGAACTCATCTCCAAGAATGCGCCGGCTTCGGGAGGAAGCGGTGATGGCGGAGGCTCCGGTAGTGGCGGCGGTTCCGGTGGCGGTTCCGGTTCCGGTGGCGATGGAGGGGAGGAGGAAGCTCCCGATCCTACCGTTTAA
- a CDS encoding DUF4248 domain-containing protein yields the protein MKANTDTLQKQEEEKSFQYRSYGKGELAMLYIPNVQQQSAVDRFNEWIEAAPGLKERLLSTGMNPRSRHYTPAQVRLIVEVLQEP from the coding sequence ATGAAAGCAAATACAGATACCCTGCAAAAACAGGAAGAAGAAAAATCCTTCCAATACCGCAGCTACGGAAAAGGAGAACTCGCCATGCTATATATCCCCAACGTCCAGCAACAAAGCGCAGTAGACCGCTTCAACGAATGGATCGAAGCCGCACCCGGACTAAAAGAACGCCTGCTATCCACCGGCATGAATCCCCGAAGCAGACACTACACACCCGCACAAGTACGGCTGATCGTAGAAGTGCTGCAGGAGCCTTGA
- a CDS encoding VOC family protein, with product MRFSNVRLLVKDFAGCFKFYTEQLGLEPAWGDENSGYASFKVADGIEGLALFVSDWMAPSAGNADKQQPVGMREKLMISFSVDNVDETFVALKAKGVTFISEPTDMPDWGMRTLYLRDPEENLIELFTPLAPEKFSQELIEEDQKFH from the coding sequence ATGAGATTTAGTAACGTAAGATTATTAGTAAAGGACTTCGCCGGATGCTTCAAATTCTATACCGAACAACTCGGATTAGAGCCAGCCTGGGGAGATGAGAATAGCGGATACGCCAGTTTTAAAGTAGCCGACGGAATAGAAGGTCTCGCCCTTTTTGTATCCGACTGGATGGCGCCTTCGGCAGGTAATGCAGATAAGCAGCAGCCTGTTGGGATGCGTGAAAAATTAATGATCTCATTCAGTGTGGATAACGTGGACGAAACCTTTGTCGCACTGAAAGCAAAAGGCGTGACATTTATCAGTGAGCCTACGGATATGCCCGATTGGGGGATGCGTACCCTGTACCTGCGCGATCCCGAAGAAAATCTTATAGAACTCTTTACCCCTTTGGCACCGGAGAAATTTAGCCAGGAACTTATCGAAGAAGATCAGAAATTTCATTAA
- a CDS encoding bifunctional DNA primase/helicase, with the protein MRNFANYHVDVRRHTSGVVKTICEQCLPTRHNKRDRSLRVNIDTGHCHCYHCGADFYVPDDAEERAKAERQAARKRRAASAVPQHFHRPVFDASKTTLSEATERWLVETRCIPQSVIAGLRITEQEEFMSQSGTKERCVCFNYFEDGKLVNTKFRSGAKNFKMVQGAELIPYNIDSVLGQDTCIIHEGELDAASSLATGFKSVISVPAGANANLSWLDRFMESHFENLKDIIIAVDTDSAGLKLRDELVNRLGAERCRVAVYGPGCKDANEHLVKYGIDSLRIAIEQAEEIPLEGIFTAADLHEDLRALFDNGFGPGAETGWEEMDKICTYERRRLVIVTGIPGAGKSEWLDELVLRLCMRHQWKIAFFSPENNPIVYHLRKLIEKLTGRRFQNGCGMTEGLLLRSEEFLAENVCHIALKGSATPERVLAKARELVLRRGCRIFVFDPVNRFEHTPAPGQSETQYLSNFLNLFTEFATQYNCLVILVAHPRKMNRNPVTNHTPRPDMYDVNGSADFFNKADYGLVVERDKEVGVTRVYVEKVKFKHLGTGGVATFVYDPVSGRYLPCEESQDPSVPPEQRVRNTVNDSSCWLPEKELFE; encoded by the coding sequence ATGAGAAATTTTGCTAATTATCATGTCGATGTCCGCAGGCATACCAGCGGTGTCGTTAAAACCATTTGCGAGCAATGCCTCCCGACGAGGCACAACAAGCGTGACCGTTCGCTGCGGGTCAATATCGACACAGGACATTGCCATTGCTACCATTGCGGAGCCGACTTCTACGTCCCCGACGATGCCGAAGAGCGTGCGAAAGCCGAGCGACAGGCTGCCCGTAAACGTCGTGCGGCATCTGCCGTTCCCCAGCATTTCCACCGTCCGGTGTTCGACGCTTCGAAGACGACGCTTTCCGAAGCTACGGAGCGTTGGCTGGTAGAGACGCGTTGCATTCCGCAGTCCGTCATCGCCGGTCTGCGCATCACGGAGCAGGAAGAGTTCATGTCGCAATCCGGCACGAAAGAGCGGTGCGTCTGTTTCAACTATTTTGAGGACGGGAAACTCGTCAACACCAAGTTCCGCAGCGGTGCCAAAAATTTCAAAATGGTGCAGGGAGCCGAACTGATTCCCTACAATATCGATTCCGTGCTGGGACAGGACACCTGCATCATCCACGAAGGCGAACTGGATGCCGCGTCCTCCCTTGCCACCGGATTCAAAAGCGTGATCTCCGTACCTGCCGGAGCTAACGCGAACCTTTCGTGGCTCGACCGCTTCATGGAGTCGCACTTCGAGAATCTGAAAGACATCATCATAGCCGTTGACACCGACTCTGCCGGGCTTAAACTGCGTGACGAACTGGTCAACCGTCTGGGTGCCGAACGCTGCCGTGTGGCCGTCTACGGACCGGGGTGTAAGGATGCCAATGAACATCTTGTCAAATATGGGATCGACAGCCTTCGCATCGCCATCGAGCAGGCGGAAGAAATCCCTCTTGAAGGCATCTTCACCGCCGCCGATCTGCACGAAGACCTGCGGGCATTGTTCGACAACGGCTTCGGTCCCGGAGCGGAGACGGGCTGGGAGGAGATGGATAAGATTTGTACGTACGAACGTAGGCGGCTGGTCATCGTTACGGGCATACCGGGGGCCGGAAAATCGGAATGGCTGGACGAACTGGTGTTGCGCCTCTGTATGCGCCATCAGTGGAAGATAGCGTTTTTCAGTCCGGAGAATAATCCTATCGTCTACCATCTCCGCAAGTTGATCGAGAAACTGACCGGACGCCGTTTTCAAAACGGTTGCGGCATGACGGAAGGACTTCTGCTCCGTTCGGAAGAGTTTCTTGCCGAAAACGTCTGTCACATCGCCCTCAAAGGCAGCGCCACTCCGGAACGGGTGCTTGCCAAAGCCCGTGAACTTGTCCTGCGTCGGGGATGCCGCATCTTCGTCTTCGACCCGGTCAACCGTTTTGAGCATACCCCAGCACCGGGGCAATCGGAAACGCAGTATCTTTCCAATTTTCTGAATCTGTTTACGGAGTTTGCCACGCAATATAACTGTCTGGTGATTCTTGTGGCGCACCCCCGAAAGATGAACCGCAATCCGGTGACAAACCATACTCCGCGTCCGGATATGTACGACGTAAACGGGTCTGCCGATTTCTTCAACAAGGCGGATTACGGCTTGGTAGTGGAGCGTGACAAGGAGGTCGGAGTGACACGTGTCTATGTCGAAAAAGTGAAGTTCAAACATCTCGGAACGGGTGGTGTGGCTACTTTTGTCTACGATCCCGTCAGCGGACGTTACCTCCCCTGCGAAGAGTCCCAAGACCCGTCCGTCCCACCGGAACAACGGGTCAGAAACACTGTCAATGATAGCTCGTGCTGGTTGCCGGAGAAGGAGCTGTTTGAATAG
- a CDS encoding DUF4373 domain-containing protein translates to MKKDQYFNLEVNFLSNDNIVRMMMELDAAQSLGIYMMLLTHLRKADNYEASCCPLCMGAFARMYDLDAGVLQRVLREFDLFVLDEERQMFRSPYLDRVMARLEERRMINVANGKKGGRPKRMESTPETPMDKGEKPNQNQKSREEERRVTTVVKDNNSSNEEKTEKENSAAASDRLQIVSPPEDRGQLPLQPVLPWEMLVDQMAESESYMESMAMHSCMGKLFVERQEEVIAAFKEHIRRFGREDGLLFLRDVKLYFGNYLSPGGRPAQELKKRLLGSCRQSAEEELYRFEQLIGGQRTYLGHPIPKDAPPRPDRSAVWDEVHWKWGN, encoded by the coding sequence ATGAAGAAAGATCAGTATTTCAATTTAGAGGTAAATTTTTTGAGTAATGACAATATTGTCAGGATGATGATGGAACTTGACGCTGCGCAATCGCTCGGAATCTATATGATGCTTCTTACGCATCTGCGCAAAGCGGACAATTATGAAGCGTCCTGTTGTCCGCTTTGTATGGGGGCTTTCGCACGAATGTATGATTTGGATGCCGGTGTGTTGCAAAGGGTTCTCCGTGAGTTCGACCTTTTTGTGCTCGACGAAGAACGGCAAATGTTCCGGTCGCCTTATCTGGACAGGGTGATGGCGAGGCTCGAAGAAAGACGGATGATTAATGTGGCGAACGGCAAAAAAGGAGGTCGTCCGAAACGCATGGAGAGCACGCCGGAAACACCGATGGATAAAGGCGAAAAACCGAATCAAAACCAGAAGAGTAGAGAAGAGGAGAGAAGAGTTACTACTGTTGTCAAAGACAACAACAGTAGTAACGAAGAAAAGACAGAGAAAGAAAATTCTGCCGCCGCTTCTGACAGACTTCAGATCGTTTCTCCACCGGAGGATAGGGGACAGTTGCCCCTACAGCCGGTTCTTCCGTGGGAGATGCTGGTGGATCAGATGGCCGAATCGGAAAGTTACATGGAGTCGATGGCTATGCACTCCTGTATGGGCAAACTTTTCGTGGAGCGGCAGGAGGAGGTGATCGCTGCTTTTAAAGAGCATATCCGACGCTTTGGCAGGGAAGATGGCTTGCTGTTTTTGAGGGATGTGAAATTGTATTTCGGCAATTACCTCTCTCCGGGCGGACGTCCGGCTCAGGAGCTGAAGAAAAGGCTGCTCGGCAGTTGCCGGCAATCGGCTGAGGAAGAACTGTATCGCTTTGAACAACTCATTGGCGGGCAACGGACGTATCTTGGGCATCCGATTCCGAAGGATGCGCCTCCAAGACCGGACAGGTCTGCCGTGTGGGATGAAGTGCATTGGAAGTGGGGAAATTAG
- a CDS encoding helix-turn-helix domain-containing protein, whose protein sequence is MKGYERATKEEINDRLRIEENCHAQVERIIYIRHLCNLNLEEAADVTNLSISTLSRYENEVTKCSVQSLITIYYHYQKYLYEQHIPFDKNLFLIDMNSFHN, encoded by the coding sequence ATGAAAGGATACGAAAGAGCAACTAAAGAAGAAATTAACGACCGGCTGCGTATTGAAGAAAACTGTCATGCACAAGTTGAACGAATCATCTACATACGTCACCTATGTAATCTGAACCTTGAAGAGGCGGCAGATGTAACCAATCTCAGCATATCTACCCTGAGCCGGTACGAAAACGAAGTGACCAAATGCAGCGTACAGAGCCTCATAACGATATACTACCACTATCAGAAATACCTCTACGAGCAGCATATCCCCTTCGACAAGAACCTGTTTCTCATAGATATGAACTCGTTTCACAACTAA